One Chitinophaga parva DNA segment encodes these proteins:
- the amaB gene encoding L-piperidine-6-carboxylate dehydrogenase encodes MINDILQHFNITSSHSGVAIGGHWLTGQGETLQSWSPVDGQAIAAVQATGRKEYEQVIEKAQAAFLEWRQWPAPKRGDVVRQMGDALRTHKKALGRLVSYEMGKSLQEGFGEVQEMIDICDFAVGQSRQLYGLTMHSERPGHRMYEQYHPLGLVGIISAFNFPVAVWSWNAMLALVCGDVCIWKPSEKTPLTSIAVQKIMEPILKANAVPGGVLCLVNGGREVGEWLAQDTRVPLVSATGSTRMGKQLATVVGARLGKALLELGGNNAIIISEHANLDMALIGCVFGAVGTAGQRCTTTRRLIIHESVYDAFTQKLVKAYQQLRIGNPLDENQHVGPLIDKDAVQHYLHAIDAVKQQGGRFLVEGGVLEGAGYESGCYVKPCIAEAENHFAIVQHETFAPILYVMKYKTIEEAIALQNGVPQGLSSAIMTQNLRESELFLSAAGSDCGIANVNIGTSGAEIGGAFGGEKETGGGRESGSDAWKAYMRRQTNTLNYSTSLPLAQGIKFDL; translated from the coding sequence ATGATAAACGATATCCTTCAACACTTCAATATCACCTCCTCCCATAGCGGCGTGGCCATTGGCGGCCATTGGCTCACGGGACAGGGCGAAACATTGCAAAGCTGGTCGCCGGTAGACGGGCAGGCGATTGCAGCGGTGCAGGCCACCGGCCGGAAAGAATATGAACAGGTGATTGAAAAAGCACAGGCAGCCTTCCTGGAATGGCGGCAGTGGCCCGCACCCAAGCGGGGCGATGTAGTGCGCCAGATGGGCGATGCCCTGCGCACGCACAAAAAAGCCCTGGGCCGCCTGGTAAGTTATGAAATGGGCAAAAGCCTGCAGGAAGGCTTTGGCGAAGTACAGGAAATGATCGACATCTGCGACTTTGCCGTGGGCCAGAGCCGCCAGTTGTATGGCCTGACCATGCATTCTGAGCGCCCGGGCCACCGTATGTATGAGCAGTACCACCCACTGGGGCTGGTAGGCATTATCTCCGCCTTTAACTTCCCCGTGGCGGTATGGAGCTGGAACGCCATGCTGGCGCTGGTTTGCGGCGATGTATGTATCTGGAAGCCCAGTGAAAAAACGCCTCTTACCTCCATTGCCGTACAAAAGATCATGGAGCCCATCCTCAAGGCCAATGCCGTGCCGGGTGGGGTGCTTTGCCTGGTGAACGGGGGCCGGGAAGTAGGTGAATGGCTGGCCCAGGATACCCGCGTGCCACTGGTATCGGCCACGGGCTCTACCCGCATGGGCAAGCAGCTGGCCACCGTGGTGGGCGCCCGCCTGGGCAAGGCCCTGCTGGAGCTGGGTGGCAACAATGCCATCATCATCAGTGAGCATGCCAACCTGGACATGGCGCTGATAGGCTGTGTATTTGGCGCCGTGGGCACGGCGGGCCAGCGCTGCACCACCACCCGCAGGCTCATCATCCACGAAAGTGTATATGATGCTTTCACCCAAAAGCTGGTAAAGGCTTACCAACAATTGCGCATTGGCAACCCACTGGATGAAAACCAGCATGTAGGCCCGCTCATAGACAAGGATGCGGTACAGCACTACCTGCATGCCATTGACGCCGTAAAGCAACAGGGAGGGCGTTTCCTGGTAGAAGGGGGTGTGCTGGAAGGCGCCGGGTACGAATCCGGCTGCTACGTGAAGCCCTGCATTGCCGAAGCCGAAAACCACTTCGCCATTGTGCAGCACGAAACCTTTGCGCCTATTTTGTATGTCATGAAATACAAGACCATCGAGGAGGCCATTGCCCTGCAGAACGGGGTGCCACAGGGACTTTCCTCCGCCATCATGACCCAAAACCTGCGGGAATCTGAGTTGTTCCTCTCCGCCGCGGGATCAGACTGCGGGATCGCAAACGTGAACATTGGCACCAGCGGCGCAGAAATAGGGGGCGCCTTTGGGGGCGAGAAAGAAACCGGGGGCGGCCGTGAAAGTGGCTCCGACGCCTGGAAAGCCTATATGCGCCGCCAGACGAATACGCTCAATTACTCCACCAGCCTGCCGCTGGCGCAGGGGATAAAGTTCGACCTGTAA
- a CDS encoding DUF1338 domain-containing protein, which translates to MIQAILDGLMSRYRERVPDVSGIIQAMVAEGIIKDAAGIENDHIAFRTMGVPLLGIQSLEKIFLHYGYQRRDVYHFPAKKLDAYWYAPPEPHLPRIFISELRVQDLSSAAQAIIHSYTGEVKADPVTTLNLDDAAAVDAFLHSGLWRTPTLADFLALSAESEYAAWVIYNRYYLNHFTISVHNLPAGYNTVAQFNAFLEKHGFLLNDAGGKIKISPDGALLQSATVAKKIMATFASGEQHEIAGSYVEFAERKVLPAFAHLPADQLTRQHRREGFEAGNADKIFESTYSSQTGRK; encoded by the coding sequence ATGATCCAAGCAATCTTAGACGGGCTGATGTCGCGCTACCGCGAAAGAGTGCCCGATGTAAGCGGTATTATCCAGGCCATGGTGGCCGAAGGCATTATCAAAGATGCAGCAGGCATCGAGAATGATCACATTGCATTCCGTACCATGGGGGTGCCCCTGCTGGGCATACAATCGCTGGAAAAGATCTTCCTGCATTACGGCTACCAGCGCCGCGATGTCTACCATTTCCCGGCCAAAAAACTGGACGCCTACTGGTATGCGCCCCCGGAGCCGCACCTGCCCCGCATCTTCATCAGTGAACTGCGCGTGCAGGACCTTAGCAGTGCCGCACAGGCCATTATCCATTCTTACACCGGTGAAGTAAAGGCCGACCCCGTAACAACGCTAAACCTGGACGATGCCGCCGCGGTGGACGCCTTCCTGCACAGTGGCCTCTGGAGAACCCCTACCCTGGCAGATTTCCTGGCTCTCAGCGCAGAAAGTGAGTACGCCGCCTGGGTGATCTATAACCGCTATTACCTCAACCACTTTACCATCAGCGTGCATAACCTGCCCGCGGGCTATAACACCGTAGCACAGTTCAACGCCTTCCTGGAAAAGCATGGCTTCCTCCTCAACGATGCCGGCGGCAAGATCAAAATCAGCCCGGACGGCGCCCTGCTACAAAGCGCCACGGTAGCCAAAAAGATCATGGCCACCTTTGCCAGCGGTGAGCAGCACGAAATAGCCGGCTCCTACGTGGAGTTTGCAGAACGCAAGGTGCTCCCCGCTTTTGCCCACCTGCCCGCCGACCAGCTCACCCGCCAGCACCGCCGTGAAGGCTTTGAAGCCGGCAATGCGGATAAGATCTTTGAGAGCACGTATAGCTCACAGACGGGGCGGAAGTGA
- a CDS encoding HAD family hydrolase, whose amino-acid sequence MNIKVIAFDADDTLWVNEPYFRETEEKFCQLMEDYMPRNSIDKELFKTEIQNLSLYGYGIKGFTLSMIETALRVSDKTVSIDVIEQAIAYGKDLLGRPIELIDGIESVLEALKDQYRLVVATKGDLLDQERKLRKSGLLHYFHHIEVMSDKQEADYQKLLRHLDIPAQQFMMVGNSLKSDILPVLNLGGHAIHIPFHTTWAHEQIEHNVEHPNFRQEVGVADILRYLVA is encoded by the coding sequence ATGAACATTAAAGTGATCGCATTCGATGCAGACGATACGCTGTGGGTGAATGAGCCCTACTTCAGGGAAACAGAAGAGAAATTTTGCCAGCTGATGGAGGATTACATGCCGCGCAACAGCATTGACAAAGAGCTATTCAAAACCGAAATACAGAACCTTTCGCTTTACGGATATGGGATCAAAGGCTTCACGCTGTCGATGATAGAAACCGCCCTGCGGGTGTCTGACAAGACGGTGAGCATAGACGTGATAGAGCAGGCCATCGCTTACGGCAAGGACTTGTTGGGCCGGCCCATAGAACTGATAGATGGCATAGAATCCGTACTGGAAGCGCTCAAGGACCAATACCGCCTGGTGGTGGCCACTAAAGGTGACCTGCTGGACCAGGAACGCAAACTGAGAAAATCAGGGCTCCTGCATTACTTCCATCACATTGAAGTAATGAGCGACAAACAGGAAGCCGATTACCAGAAGCTGCTCCGCCACCTGGATATCCCCGCCCAGCAATTCATGATGGTAGGCAACTCCCTCAAATCAGACATCCTGCCCGTCCTTAACCTGGGTGGCCACGCCATCCATATTCCCTTCCACACCACGTGGGCCCACGAGCAGATAGAGCACAACGTGGAGCATCCTAATTTCCGGCAGGAAGTAGGCGTGGCGGATATTTTGAGATATCTGGTAGCGTGA
- the panB gene encoding 3-methyl-2-oxobutanoate hydroxymethyltransferase, translating to MSVHKEVKRVTTHTIQKMKVDGEKISMLTAYDFSMARILDDAGVDVLLVGDSASNVMAGHETTLPITLDQMIYHAASVVRAARRALVVVDLPFGSYQGNSKEALASAVRIMKETGAHAVKIEGGEEVIESVKRIISAGVPVVGHLGLTPQSIYKFGTYAVRATEEAEAAKLLSDAKLLQDAGCFSIVLEKIPALLAKQVAEAVHIPIIGIGAGMHVDGQVLVMHDLLGINKDFKPRFLRRYLNLYEEIYNATQQYVKDVKNRDFPNEKEQY from the coding sequence ATGTCTGTACACAAAGAAGTAAAGCGCGTCACGACCCATACCATCCAGAAGATGAAAGTGGACGGTGAAAAGATCTCCATGCTTACCGCGTACGATTTTTCGATGGCCCGCATCCTGGACGACGCCGGTGTGGACGTACTGCTGGTGGGCGACTCCGCCTCCAATGTAATGGCCGGTCATGAAACCACCCTGCCCATTACCCTGGACCAGATGATCTACCATGCAGCATCCGTGGTACGCGCCGCGCGCCGCGCCCTGGTGGTGGTGGACCTGCCCTTTGGTTCTTACCAGGGCAATTCCAAGGAAGCACTGGCCTCCGCCGTACGCATCATGAAAGAAACCGGCGCCCACGCGGTGAAGATCGAGGGCGGTGAAGAGGTTATAGAATCCGTAAAACGTATTATCTCCGCGGGCGTGCCCGTAGTAGGCCACCTGGGCCTCACGCCGCAGTCCATCTATAAATTTGGCACCTACGCCGTACGGGCTACGGAAGAAGCAGAAGCGGCCAAACTCTTGTCAGACGCCAAACTGCTGCAGGACGCCGGCTGTTTTTCCATCGTACTGGAAAAGATCCCTGCCCTGCTGGCCAAACAGGTGGCAGAGGCCGTGCACATTCCTATCATCGGCATTGGCGCCGGCATGCACGTAGATGGCCAGGTACTTGTTATGCACGATCTCCTGGGTATCAACAAAGACTTCAAGCCCCGCTTCCTCCGCCGCTACCTGAACCTCTACGAAGAGATCTACAACGCCACCCAGCAGTACGTGAAGGATGTAAAAAACAGGGATTTCCCGAATGAGAAGGAGCAGTATTAA
- a CDS encoding Ppx/GppA phosphatase family protein, with protein sequence MKLAAIDIGSNAGRLLISEASPNAQGEMDFTKINLVRVPLRLGFDVFDTKRISDKKADELVKTISAYKLLLEVYGVEHYMACATSAMRDAENGPAILDRVLQETGIRIRTITGQEEAAFIYENHIAEHMDITKSYLYIDVGGGSTEITCFSANRLLFKESFNIGTIRLLHNQVTEEQWQSLKNFIKNTLRQLWNVVAIGSGGNINKIFSLSKRKEGKPLSLETLKNYHKELSNVSLDERIHTYKLREDRADVIVPALLIYINIMRWANAEEIYVPKIGLADGIIHALYNEVSNRHPLEKA encoded by the coding sequence ATGAAATTAGCCGCGATCGATATTGGTTCCAATGCAGGCCGACTGCTCATCTCAGAGGCATCGCCCAATGCGCAGGGGGAAATGGACTTCACCAAGATAAACCTGGTGAGAGTGCCGCTGCGACTGGGTTTCGACGTATTTGACACCAAACGTATCTCGGATAAAAAGGCAGACGAGCTGGTGAAAACCATCTCCGCTTACAAACTGCTGCTGGAGGTCTATGGCGTGGAGCACTATATGGCCTGCGCCACCTCCGCCATGCGCGATGCAGAGAACGGTCCTGCCATCCTGGACCGGGTACTGCAGGAAACCGGCATCCGGATCCGCACCATCACCGGCCAGGAAGAAGCCGCTTTCATCTACGAAAACCATATTGCAGAACATATGGATATTACCAAATCCTACCTCTATATTGACGTGGGTGGCGGTAGTACCGAGATCACCTGTTTCAGCGCCAACCGGCTCCTGTTCAAGGAATCGTTCAACATTGGCACCATCCGCCTGCTGCACAACCAGGTAACGGAAGAACAGTGGCAGTCCCTGAAAAATTTCATCAAGAACACCCTGCGCCAGCTCTGGAATGTAGTGGCCATCGGCTCCGGCGGCAATATCAATAAGATCTTCTCCCTCTCCAAACGCAAGGAAGGCAAGCCCCTTTCCCTGGAAACGCTCAAGAATTATCACAAGGAACTGAGCAATGTAAGCCTGGATGAACGCATCCATACGTACAAGCTGCGGGAAGACCGTGCAGACGTGATCGTACCAGCCCTGCTGATCTACATCAACATCATGCGCTGGGCCAATGCTGAAGAGATCTACGTGCCCAAAATAGGGCTGGCAGATGGCATTATCCATGCGCTGTACAACGAAGTGAGCAACCGCCATCCCCTGGAAAAGGCGTAA
- the ppk1 gene encoding polyphosphate kinase 1, whose protein sequence is MTKREAAAGLKVSEPVLTKKLPAISKQLHTTPKKMIPRDVSWLAFNARVLQEAADVTVPLVERLRFLGIFSNNLDEFFRVRVATLKRMTALNKSNRMHIEENAEQVLDEIQTIVIHQQQEFDRIFKNIVQELEQQHIHIRTEAQLNEVQQEFVSNYFNEQVRTNIIPLMIESIPQFPILRDKSIYLGVVLDSEKPGTRQKYALIEIPTSVLNRFIILPHSQGERDIILLEDVVRFNLPKVFSYFGYDKFSSYIIKVTRDAELDIDNDISTGLIHQIEKGLKDRRKGKTVRFVYDKDIDPLLLEYLMRRMGLSGKDNLIPGARIHNFKDFMDFPESVFTTPKSIARKTYIHPKFINVPSVMQVIQEQDVMLHFPYHSFDTVIDLLREAAIDPNVTSIKITAYRMARNSKVVNALINAARNGKDVTVVIELRARFDEAANLDWKSRLEEEGVHVLLGVPGLKVHAKICVIKARNGNSTFQYGFVSTGNLNERTARVYGDHCLLTANRSVIADINRIFAFLESPRHDFKFLDACKIMPVSPYSMRPYFLRMIDKEIRAARNKKRARITIKMNSLSDEEMIGKLYEAAKEGVEVNMIIRGICCAFTENKKWKRNIHAVSIIDEYLEHARVFIFHNGGDEKVLIASCDWMTRNLDHRVEAAVPILDPEIRKELMDIITIQLNGNVKARILDNEQKNEYRKTEGEKIRSQVATANYLHEKAIAAKS, encoded by the coding sequence ATGACTAAAAGAGAGGCTGCCGCAGGATTAAAGGTGAGTGAACCGGTCCTGACGAAAAAGCTACCCGCCATCAGCAAGCAACTCCACACTACCCCCAAGAAAATGATCCCCCGCGATGTAAGCTGGCTGGCCTTCAACGCCCGCGTGCTCCAGGAAGCGGCCGACGTAACCGTACCCCTGGTGGAACGCCTGCGCTTTCTCGGGATCTTCTCCAATAACCTCGACGAATTTTTCCGCGTGCGCGTGGCCACCCTCAAGCGCATGACCGCCCTCAATAAGAGCAACCGCATGCATATTGAAGAAAATGCGGAGCAGGTGCTGGACGAGATCCAAACCATCGTGATCCACCAGCAGCAGGAGTTTGACCGCATTTTCAAGAACATCGTGCAGGAGCTGGAACAGCAGCACATCCACATCCGCACGGAAGCACAGCTCAACGAAGTACAGCAGGAATTTGTAAGCAACTACTTCAATGAGCAGGTGCGCACCAACATCATTCCCCTGATGATTGAAAGCATTCCGCAGTTCCCCATCCTCCGCGATAAATCCATTTACCTCGGTGTGGTACTGGACAGTGAAAAGCCCGGCACCCGCCAGAAATACGCACTGATCGAGATCCCTACTTCAGTGCTCAACCGCTTTATCATCCTGCCCCACTCCCAGGGTGAGCGCGATATCATCCTGCTGGAAGACGTGGTGCGTTTTAACCTGCCCAAGGTCTTCAGCTACTTTGGCTACGATAAATTTTCAAGCTACATCATCAAGGTGACCCGCGATGCAGAGCTGGATATTGATAACGATATTTCCACGGGCCTCATCCACCAGATCGAGAAAGGCCTGAAAGACCGTCGCAAGGGCAAGACCGTACGTTTTGTCTATGACAAGGACATTGATCCGCTGCTGCTGGAATACCTCATGCGCCGCATGGGCCTTTCCGGGAAAGACAACCTCATTCCCGGCGCCCGCATCCACAACTTCAAGGACTTCATGGATTTCCCGGAGTCTGTGTTCACCACGCCTAAAAGCATTGCCCGCAAAACTTACATCCATCCCAAGTTTATCAATGTACCCAGCGTTATGCAGGTGATCCAGGAACAGGATGTGATGCTGCACTTTCCCTACCACTCTTTTGATACCGTGATAGACCTCCTGCGCGAAGCTGCCATTGATCCCAATGTGACCAGCATTAAGATCACGGCTTACCGCATGGCCCGCAACTCCAAGGTGGTAAATGCCTTGATCAACGCTGCCCGTAACGGTAAAGACGTAACGGTGGTGATAGAATTGCGCGCCCGCTTTGACGAAGCGGCCAACCTGGATTGGAAATCACGCCTGGAAGAAGAAGGCGTACATGTACTGCTGGGCGTACCCGGCCTGAAAGTACATGCCAAGATCTGCGTGATCAAAGCCCGCAATGGCAACAGTACTTTCCAGTATGGCTTTGTAAGCACCGGTAATCTCAATGAACGTACCGCGCGCGTGTATGGGGACCATTGCCTGCTCACGGCCAACCGTAGCGTGATCGCAGACATTAACCGCATTTTTGCATTCCTGGAAAGCCCGCGCCACGATTTCAAATTCCTCGATGCCTGCAAGATCATGCCGGTAAGCCCTTACAGCATGCGCCCCTATTTCCTGCGCATGATCGATAAGGAGATCCGGGCCGCCAGGAATAAGAAACGCGCCCGCATCACCATTAAAATGAACTCCCTCAGCGACGAGGAAATGATCGGCAAGCTGTATGAAGCGGCCAAGGAAGGTGTGGAGGTGAATATGATCATCCGCGGCATTTGCTGCGCCTTTACGGAAAACAAAAAGTGGAAGCGCAACATCCACGCCGTGAGCATCATTGATGAATACCTGGAACACGCCCGCGTGTTCATTTTCCACAACGGGGGCGATGAAAAAGTGCTCATCGCCAGTTGCGACTGGATGACGCGCAACCTGGACCACCGCGTGGAAGCCGCCGTGCCCATCCTGGACCCGGAGATCCGCAAAGAACTCATGGATATTATTACCATACAGCTGAATGGCAACGTAAAAGCCCGCATCCTGGACAATGAGCAGAAAAATGAATACCGCAAAACGGAAGGAGAAAAAATTCGTTCGCAGGTAGCTACGGCAAATTATTTGCATGAAAAGGCGATAGCTGCTAAAAGCTAA
- a CDS encoding lysylphosphatidylglycerol synthase transmembrane domain-containing protein yields MSRRLKQVLNIVVFMGIGLLLIWLANKDMTAQDRADIVAAFKRANYWLVLPAMVIGVFSHLFRAARWKLLIEPLGYHPRLSNAFFSVMIGYLVNLGVPRVGEISRCAVLARYEKIPAEKLIGTLIAERAVDVVCLLTLILATILSQLSLLGDLFHEKMEVLQRKIDNANSTQWIIAMVVLIVVVVVLRWLFRKLGQTKFALKIKMMAKGVLEGLLSIGKMKNKWGFIAYTLLIWGAYFSMLYCGFFCLAETSHLGLKAAMAVLSMGSIGMIVTPGGIGAYPPLVQETLLLYQIPAIIGKAFGWIIWLAQTVLIITLGLISFICLPIFNKERKAA; encoded by the coding sequence ATGTCCAGGCGTTTAAAGCAAGTACTGAACATCGTGGTCTTTATGGGCATAGGCCTGTTGCTGATATGGCTCGCCAACAAGGATATGACCGCCCAGGACAGAGCAGATATAGTAGCTGCCTTTAAACGCGCCAATTACTGGCTGGTGCTGCCGGCCATGGTCATCGGTGTATTCAGCCACCTGTTCCGCGCGGCGCGCTGGAAACTGCTGATAGAGCCCCTGGGCTACCACCCCCGCCTGAGCAACGCCTTTTTCTCCGTAATGATCGGCTACCTGGTAAACCTGGGCGTACCCCGTGTGGGAGAAATTTCCCGCTGTGCGGTGCTGGCCCGCTACGAGAAAATACCTGCCGAAAAACTGATCGGCACCCTCATTGCCGAACGCGCAGTAGACGTAGTTTGCCTGCTTACACTGATCCTTGCTACCATCCTTTCCCAACTGTCTTTACTGGGTGATCTTTTCCATGAAAAAATGGAAGTGCTGCAACGCAAGATCGATAATGCCAATTCCACCCAATGGATCATTGCCATGGTAGTGCTGATAGTGGTGGTAGTGGTGCTGCGCTGGTTGTTCCGCAAGCTGGGGCAGACCAAATTTGCCCTGAAGATCAAGATGATGGCAAAAGGCGTACTGGAAGGGCTGTTGTCCATTGGCAAAATGAAGAACAAATGGGGTTTCATTGCTTATACGCTGCTGATCTGGGGTGCTTATTTTTCCATGCTGTATTGTGGCTTCTTCTGCCTGGCGGAAACCAGTCACCTTGGCCTGAAAGCAGCTATGGCCGTGCTTTCCATGGGGAGCATCGGCATGATCGTAACACCCGGTGGCATAGGCGCCTACCCGCCGCTGGTGCAGGAAACCCTGTTATTATACCAGATCCCGGCTATTATTGGCAAGGCCTTTGGCTGGATCATCTGGCTGGCGCAAACAGTATTGATCATTACTTTAGGGCTGATCAGTTTTATCTGCCTGCCCATTTTCAATAAGGAGCGAAAGGCTGCCTGA
- the panD gene encoding aspartate 1-decarboxylase: protein MQIEVLKCKIHRAVITEANLQYVGSITIDEDLMDAAGLIEYEKVQVVNVNNGERLETYVLKGKRGSGVVCMNGPAARLCAVGDIVIIISYATMELEAARTHQPIAVFPKEGNRL, encoded by the coding sequence ATGCAAATTGAAGTATTAAAATGTAAGATCCACCGGGCGGTGATCACCGAAGCGAACCTGCAGTATGTAGGCAGCATCACGATCGATGAAGACCTGATGGACGCGGCCGGGCTGATTGAATACGAGAAAGTGCAGGTCGTGAACGTTAATAACGGCGAGCGCCTGGAGACTTACGTGCTGAAAGGCAAGCGTGGTTCCGGTGTGGTATGTATGAACGGCCCGGCCGCCCGTCTCTGCGCCGTGGGCGATATTGTGATCATTATCTCTTATGCCACCATGGAACTGGAAGCAGCCCGTACCCATCAACCCATTGCCGTATTCCCGAAAGAAGGGAACCGGCTTTAA
- the panC gene encoding pantoate--beta-alanine ligase, translated as MYVFKHAADLKAYLDNARTAGKSIGFVPTMGALHEGHLQLVTTALEHTDLVVCSIFVNPTQFNDPKDFEKYPITVEADTAKLTDAGCHVLFLPSVAEMYPEGLAGGPHYDFGYLETLLEGAHRPGHFQGVGRIVHKLLQLVMPDQLFMGQKDFQQCMIVKRLLEITGLPAQLVICPTKREADGLAMSSRNVRLSPTERAGATLIYKVLSYITEHHAEADYAPLIAEATRRLEAGGFVPDYVAIADAETLQPIFHPTSGKQVALVAAKLGDVRLIDNMVY; from the coding sequence ATGTACGTTTTTAAACATGCTGCCGACCTGAAGGCCTACCTGGACAATGCCCGTACAGCCGGTAAAAGCATTGGTTTTGTGCCTACTATGGGCGCCCTGCACGAAGGGCACCTGCAACTGGTGACCACCGCCCTGGAGCATACAGACCTGGTGGTATGCAGCATTTTCGTAAATCCCACCCAGTTCAACGATCCCAAGGATTTTGAAAAATACCCCATCACCGTGGAAGCCGATACGGCGAAGCTGACGGATGCCGGCTGCCATGTGCTGTTCCTCCCCTCCGTGGCGGAAATGTACCCCGAAGGCCTGGCCGGCGGGCCCCATTACGACTTTGGCTACCTGGAAACCCTGCTGGAGGGCGCCCACCGTCCCGGTCACTTCCAGGGCGTGGGCCGCATTGTACACAAACTACTACAACTGGTAATGCCGGACCAGCTGTTCATGGGCCAGAAAGATTTCCAGCAATGCATGATCGTGAAGCGCCTGCTGGAGATCACGGGCCTGCCGGCCCAACTGGTCATCTGCCCTACCAAACGCGAGGCAGACGGCCTGGCCATGAGCAGCCGTAACGTACGCCTGAGCCCCACGGAACGGGCCGGCGCCACCCTTATTTACAAAGTACTCTCTTACATCACGGAACACCATGCGGAGGCAGATTATGCCCCCCTCATCGCCGAGGCCACCCGCCGGCTGGAAGCAGGCGGTTTTGTGCCGGACTACGTGGCCATTGCCGACGCCGAAACCCTGCAACCCATCTTCCATCCCACATCTGGCAAACAGGTAGCCCTGGTGGCTGCCAAACTGGGAGACGTGAGGCTGATCGATAATATGGTGTACTAA